The following proteins come from a genomic window of Blattabacterium cuenoti:
- the rpsI gene encoding 30S ribosomal protein S9 has protein sequence MIHTIGRRKRSLARIYLRTGNGLIIINSIKLYQYFPKYLHPKILYPIEIVNKMGQFDINAKVFGGGFNGQSEAIRLAISRALCLFDIKNRKKLKSEGLLTRDSREVERKKFGQKKARKKYQFSKR, from the coding sequence ATGATCCATACTATAGGAAGAAGAAAAAGATCTCTTGCACGCATTTATTTAAGAACAGGAAACGGGTTAATAATTATTAATTCTATAAAATTATACCAATATTTTCCAAAATATCTTCATCCAAAAATACTCTATCCTATAGAGATAGTGAATAAAATGGGACAATTTGATATTAATGCAAAAGTTTTTGGAGGAGGATTCAATGGTCAATCGGAAGCAATTCGTCTTGCTATATCTCGTGCACTTTGTCTGTTTGATATAAAAAATAGAAAAAAACTAAAATCTGAAGGATTGTTGACACGTGATTCTAGAGAAGTAGAAAGGAAAAAATTTGGACAGAAAAAAGCAAGAAAAAAATATCAATTTTCAAAACGTTAA
- a CDS encoding biotin--[acetyl-CoA-carboxylase] ligase, translated as MKKFIWPINLIVLKKIHSTNQYAKKYIYDNKYNWIVIWTMNQTKGIGMNKNLWHTEKRKNLTFSIVFKPIKTLYVKKIYIINLVISNAIHKTLSKSYNQNNKEKIWIKWPNDIIINNKKIGGILIETSIFSKKIHTIIVGIGLNVYQEQFQKKWNASSLKKIFNLNLDLDSLFYKIIDSFQKEYLFFTIYGEKIIRNYYINHLYLKDKTSIFYVYKTNHYISGTIRSITDQGFLVIESNKKFYFFYHKEIEFFIP; from the coding sequence TTGAAAAAATTTATTTGGCCTATAAATCTAATTGTATTAAAAAAAATTCATTCTACAAATCAATATGCTAAAAAATATATTTATGATAATAAATATAATTGGATAGTCATTTGGACAATGAATCAAACCAAAGGAATAGGAATGAATAAAAACTTATGGCATACAGAAAAAAGAAAAAACTTAACTTTTAGCATTGTTTTTAAACCTATTAAAACTTTATATGTAAAAAAAATATACATTATAAATCTTGTTATAAGCAATGCAATACATAAAACTTTATCGAAATCTTATAATCAAAACAATAAAGAAAAAATTTGGATAAAATGGCCCAATGATATCATTATTAATAATAAAAAAATAGGTGGTATTTTAATAGAAACTAGTATTTTTTCAAAAAAAATTCATACCATTATCGTTGGAATAGGGTTAAATGTTTATCAAGAACAATTCCAAAAAAAATGGAATGCTTCTTCTTTAAAAAAAATTTTCAATCTAAATTTGGATTTAGATTCTTTATTCTATAAAATTATAGATTCCTTTCAAAAAGAATATCTTTTTTTTACAATTTATGGAGAAAAAATCATACGAAATTATTATATCAATCATCTATATTTAAAAGATAAAACTTCTATTTTTTATGTTTATAAAACCAATCATTATATTTCTGGAACAATACGATCTATAACAGATCAAGGATTTTTAGTGATAGAATCCAATAAAAAATTCTATTTTTTCTATCATAAAGAAATAGAATTTTTTATTCCTTAG
- the rpsB gene encoding 30S ribosomal protein S2 has protein sequence MEINTQDLLKAGVHFGHIARKWNPNMRSFIFMKKGGIHIIDLAKTISKLEEACHELKKIAKNGKKILLVGTKAQAREKISFYAKNINMPCITERWLGGLLTNFTTIRKSVKKMNNIEKMKKNGTFYTLSKKERLLIDRLYAKLYKNLGSISNMTHIPGGIFLVDPNKEKIALTEAKKLRIPIFAMVDTNTNPHDIQYPIPSNDDSSKSIDIILKFVSKAIQHGISINKNERENKNFVNKKL, from the coding sequence ATGGAAATCAATACTCAAGATTTATTAAAAGCTGGGGTTCATTTTGGACATATTGCACGAAAATGGAATCCTAACATGCGTTCTTTCATTTTTATGAAAAAAGGAGGAATTCATATCATAGATTTAGCAAAAACAATTTCAAAGTTAGAGGAAGCTTGTCATGAGTTAAAAAAAATAGCAAAAAACGGAAAAAAAATATTATTAGTAGGAACAAAAGCTCAAGCTAGAGAAAAAATTTCCTTTTATGCAAAAAATATCAATATGCCTTGTATAACAGAAAGATGGTTAGGGGGTTTGCTCACAAATTTTACAACGATTCGTAAATCTGTAAAAAAAATGAACAATATAGAAAAAATGAAAAAGAACGGAACTTTCTATACTTTGTCCAAAAAAGAGAGATTATTAATTGATAGATTATATGCAAAATTATATAAAAATTTAGGAAGTATTTCAAATATGACCCATATACCAGGTGGTATTTTTTTGGTAGATCCAAATAAAGAAAAAATAGCTCTAACTGAGGCTAAAAAACTAAGAATTCCTATTTTTGCTATGGTAGATACAAATACGAATCCTCATGATATTCAATATCCTATTCCTTCTAATGATGATTCTTCTAAATCCATAGATATTATTTTGAAATTTGTGTCAAAAGCAATTCAACATGGAATTTCTATTAATAAAAATGAACGTGAAAATAAAAATTTTGTAAATAAAAAATTATGA
- the tsf gene encoding translation elongation factor Ts: protein MKISIQEISKLRKITGIGIMDCKKALIQSKGNVNKAIRVLRKKGAKIAMNRSSYKMKDGAIISSVNFNYSCGTIIGISCETDFLSKSSEFLNFLSILSKQSLLFNNKTDFLSSSYDEYGSIQKMIVNYMGVVGEKLELKIFEKIDSPFVMNYTHNTNNKIATLVGFSKKINNISIAKNIAMHIAAMNPIAIHEKEIPHSLIDEEIDLIEDQIQIKNKSDSIKKNIIQGKIKKFILENTLLNQKFIKEDKITVQEYLDRHDKNLKINLFKRISI from the coding sequence ATGAAAATTTCCATACAAGAAATTTCTAAACTTAGAAAAATAACAGGAATTGGAATTATGGATTGCAAAAAAGCATTGATTCAATCTAAAGGAAATGTGAATAAAGCTATCCGTGTATTACGAAAAAAAGGAGCTAAAATAGCAATGAATCGTTCATCCTATAAAATGAAAGATGGTGCTATTATTTCTTCTGTAAATTTTAATTATTCTTGTGGAACAATCATAGGAATTAGTTGTGAAACTGATTTTTTATCTAAAAGTTCTGAATTTTTGAATTTTTTGTCCATACTTTCGAAACAATCATTGTTATTTAATAATAAGACTGATTTTTTATCTAGTTCGTATGATGAGTACGGAAGTATACAGAAAATGATTGTAAATTACATGGGAGTTGTAGGAGAAAAATTAGAATTAAAAATTTTTGAAAAAATAGATTCTCCATTTGTGATGAATTATACTCATAATACTAATAATAAAATAGCAACATTAGTTGGTTTTTCTAAAAAAATAAACAATATATCTATAGCTAAGAATATAGCAATGCATATAGCTGCTATGAATCCTATAGCTATTCATGAAAAAGAAATACCCCATTCATTAATAGATGAAGAAATTGATCTTATTGAAGATCAAATTCAAATAAAAAATAAATCTGATTCTATAAAAAAAAATATAATTCAGGGAAAAATTAAAAAATTTATATTAGAAAATACTCTTCTTAATCAAAAATTTATAAAAGAGGACAAGATCACTGTTCAAGAATATTTAGATAGACATGATAAAAATTTAAAAATAAATCTTTTTAAGAGAATTAGTATTTAA
- the yidC gene encoding membrane protein insertase YidC → MKDKNLDYSSIIGLILILSVLIIFTYFNNNNHTNTNKYNNSKKLDSNHQEFSITDQRKKNYFFLLENNVLKLKISSLGGGIHDVLLKKYKAYDSLLSYHAKNLYLIKNSSFLYKLSFLNQKGLNIDTNTLYFQPIFLEKNQKSGIKTLTMRAKNPYGRGFLDYVYTIGEKNQYDIGFSIRTRNFSFFKKKGLVSYLNLEHKMLSLEKDRDWENTYTQVCYSASSDNENMNHFDSVKYLSEKKTENKNIYGVKWISHKQQFFSFILIPEKILKSVFVQSENFSSGFFLKKIQLKTFIDPVKNEDISFRFYFGPLDLKILKKYQNGFENIIPFGWGFLKWINKYFFLIVFQFLEKTNLNYGVIIILMTIVVKLILYPITYKQYKLSAIMKSIRPEIEKLNHKYRKDVFKKQRAIMELYHNVGINPMSGCISTLFQIPIFYSLFKFFPTIINLRGKSFLWVEDLTSYDSIFKLPFFIPFYGNHVSLLTLLYSLALLVYTKLSNNGKKNVSKNENDSSIPDMNFLLYLMPIVMLLFINSYASALSLYYFTSNIINIGFFFFIKEFMLNEKKILIKIQEKKEIKRNYWNNIIKKITNKRDKNSTKE, encoded by the coding sequence ATGAAGGATAAAAATTTAGATTATAGTTCCATAATAGGATTGATTCTTATATTATCTGTTTTAATAATTTTTACTTATTTTAATAACAATAATCATACTAATACCAATAAATATAATAATTCTAAGAAACTTGATTCAAATCATCAAGAATTTTCTATTACGGATCAAAGAAAAAAAAATTATTTTTTTTTATTAGAAAACAACGTATTGAAACTTAAAATCTCTAGTTTGGGAGGAGGAATTCATGATGTTCTTTTGAAGAAATATAAGGCATATGATTCTTTATTATCATATCATGCTAAAAATCTTTATTTAATTAAAAATTCTAGTTTTTTATACAAATTATCTTTTTTAAATCAAAAAGGATTAAATATTGATACAAATACTTTATATTTTCAACCTATTTTTTTAGAAAAAAATCAAAAATCTGGAATTAAAACTCTTACTATGAGAGCTAAAAATCCTTATGGAAGAGGATTTTTAGATTATGTATATACAATAGGAGAAAAAAATCAGTATGATATTGGCTTTTCTATTCGAACCAGAAACTTTTCTTTTTTTAAAAAGAAAGGATTGGTTTCTTATTTAAATTTAGAACATAAAATGTTATCTCTAGAAAAGGATAGAGATTGGGAAAATACTTATACTCAAGTATGTTATTCTGCTTCTTCTGATAATGAAAATATGAATCATTTTGATTCTGTCAAATATTTATCTGAAAAAAAAACGGAAAATAAAAATATATATGGAGTGAAATGGATTTCTCATAAACAACAGTTTTTTTCTTTTATACTCATTCCAGAAAAAATATTAAAAAGTGTTTTTGTTCAATCTGAAAATTTTTCTTCAGGATTTTTCCTAAAAAAAATTCAATTGAAAACATTTATAGATCCGGTAAAAAATGAGGATATTTCTTTTCGTTTTTATTTTGGTCCTTTAGATTTGAAAATATTAAAAAAATATCAAAATGGGTTCGAAAATATTATTCCATTTGGTTGGGGTTTTCTCAAGTGGATCAATAAATATTTTTTTTTAATAGTTTTTCAATTTTTGGAAAAAACAAATTTAAATTATGGTGTTATTATTATTTTGATGACCATAGTTGTGAAACTTATATTATATCCAATTACTTATAAACAATATAAATTAAGTGCTATAATGAAATCAATTCGTCCAGAGATTGAAAAATTAAATCATAAATATAGAAAAGATGTTTTTAAAAAACAAAGAGCTATAATGGAGTTATATCATAATGTTGGAATTAATCCAATGTCTGGATGTATTTCTACATTATTTCAGATTCCTATTTTTTATTCTTTATTTAAATTTTTTCCTACTATAATTAATTTGAGAGGAAAATCTTTTTTATGGGTAGAAGATCTTACTTCATATGACTCAATATTCAAATTACCTTTTTTTATTCCTTTTTATGGAAATCACGTAAGTTTACTTACTTTACTGTATTCTTTAGCGTTATTAGTTTATACAAAACTTAGCAATAATGGAAAAAAGAATGTTTCCAAAAATGAGAATGATTCTTCTATTCCTGATATGAATTTTTTATTATATTTAATGCCTATTGTAATGTTATTATTTATAAATAGTTACGCATCTGCTTTATCTTTATATTATTTTACATCTAACATCATTAACATTGGATTTTTCTTTTTTATTAAAGAATTTATGTTGAATGAAAAAAAGATCCTCATAAAAATTCAAGAAAAAAAAGAAATAAAACGTAATTATTGGAATAATATAATCAAAAAAATAACAAATAAAAGAGATAAAAATTCTACTAAGGAATAA
- the dnaK gene encoding molecular chaperone DnaK: MSKIIGIDLGTTNSCVAVMEINDPVVIPNSEGKRTTPSIVAFVEGGERKIGDPAKRQAVTNPQKTIFSIKRFMGRMYSEVTEELKHIPYKVIKGGNNTPRVDIEKRLYAPQEISAMILQKMKKTAEDYLGEEVNRAVITVPAYFNDAQRQATKESGEIAGLKVERIINEPTAAALAYGLDKSNQNKKIVVYDLGGGTFDVSILELGDGVFEVLSTNGDTHLGGDDFDQVIINYLSNKFKSKEGLDLRKDPMALQRLKEASEKAKIELSSSNQTEINLPYITATESGPKHLVLTLIRSKFEQLSEPLIQRSINPCSKALKDASLTTQDIDEVILVGGSTRIPKVQEEVEKFFGKKPSKGVNPDEVVAIGAAIQGGVLTGDVQNVLLLDVTPLSLGIETLGGVFTKLIESNTTIPTKKSEIFSTASDNQSAVTIRVGQGERPMFNDNKEIGRFDLVDIPSAPRGIPQIEVTFDIDANGILNVSAKNKGTGKEQSIRIETSSGLNQNEIEKMKKEAKENAKKDEKIKKEIEKLNAADNQIFQSEKQLKDYENKLSENNKKNIEDSLEKLKQAHSKKDFVSIDNYMKKLNEAWTNASQEIYNIKNTNKNNQSNKKEDEEKRNSKGNENIQDVDYEEVK; encoded by the coding sequence ATGAGTAAAATTATAGGCATAGATTTAGGAACAACAAATTCTTGTGTCGCTGTTATGGAAATTAATGATCCTGTTGTAATTCCTAATTCAGAAGGGAAAAGAACAACTCCATCTATAGTAGCCTTCGTAGAAGGAGGTGAAAGAAAAATAGGAGATCCTGCAAAAAGGCAAGCTGTTACCAATCCGCAAAAAACTATTTTTTCTATCAAAAGATTTATGGGAAGAATGTATTCAGAAGTTACTGAAGAATTGAAACATATTCCTTATAAAGTTATAAAAGGAGGAAACAATACTCCACGTGTTGATATAGAAAAAAGATTATACGCTCCCCAAGAAATATCTGCAATGATTTTACAAAAAATGAAAAAAACAGCGGAAGATTACTTGGGAGAAGAAGTTAACAGAGCCGTGATTACAGTTCCTGCTTATTTTAATGATGCACAAAGACAAGCCACTAAAGAATCTGGAGAAATAGCAGGATTAAAAGTAGAAAGAATTATAAATGAACCAACGGCAGCTGCTTTAGCTTATGGATTAGATAAAAGTAATCAGAATAAAAAAATTGTTGTATATGATTTAGGAGGCGGGACTTTTGACGTTTCTATTCTAGAATTAGGAGATGGAGTTTTTGAAGTTTTATCTACTAATGGAGATACTCACTTAGGAGGAGATGATTTTGATCAAGTTATCATTAACTATTTGTCAAATAAATTTAAGTCGAAAGAAGGATTAGATCTTAGAAAGGATCCTATGGCCTTACAACGTTTAAAAGAAGCATCTGAAAAAGCTAAAATAGAATTATCTTCTTCAAATCAAACAGAAATAAATCTTCCTTATATCACAGCAACAGAATCAGGACCTAAACATTTAGTTTTAACCTTAATTCGTTCAAAATTTGAACAATTATCAGAACCGTTAATACAAAGATCCATTAATCCTTGTTCTAAAGCATTAAAAGATGCAAGTTTAACAACGCAAGACATAGATGAGGTCATTTTGGTTGGAGGATCTACACGTATTCCAAAAGTACAAGAGGAAGTAGAAAAATTTTTTGGTAAAAAACCATCTAAAGGAGTTAATCCAGATGAAGTTGTCGCTATTGGAGCGGCTATACAAGGAGGAGTATTAACGGGAGATGTACAAAACGTATTATTATTAGATGTGACTCCTTTATCTTTAGGAATTGAAACTTTAGGAGGAGTTTTTACAAAACTTATTGAGTCTAATACAACCATTCCTACTAAAAAATCAGAAATTTTTTCTACAGCATCTGATAATCAATCAGCAGTAACTATACGAGTAGGACAAGGTGAAAGACCTATGTTCAATGATAATAAAGAAATAGGTCGTTTTGATTTAGTTGATATTCCTTCAGCACCTAGAGGAATTCCTCAAATTGAGGTTACTTTTGATATAGATGCAAATGGTATACTTAATGTTTCCGCAAAAAATAAAGGAACAGGAAAAGAACAATCAATACGTATTGAAACCTCATCAGGATTAAATCAAAATGAAATAGAAAAAATGAAAAAAGAGGCAAAAGAAAATGCTAAAAAAGATGAAAAAATCAAAAAAGAAATCGAAAAATTAAATGCAGCAGATAATCAAATTTTTCAATCTGAAAAACAATTGAAAGATTATGAAAATAAATTATCTGAAAATAATAAGAAAAATATAGAAGATTCTTTAGAAAAATTGAAACAAGCTCATTCTAAAAAAGATTTTGTTTCTATTGATAATTATATGAAAAAACTAAACGAAGCTTGGACTAATGCTTCTCAAGAAATTTATAACATAAAAAATACAAATAAAAACAATCAATCAAATAAAAAAGAAGATGAAGAAAAAAGAAATAGCAAAGGAAATGAAAATATACAAGATGTAGATTATGAAGAAGTAAAATAA
- the rsfS gene encoding ribosome silencing factor — MLLKKIIEGIQIVKGKDISIINLKNRENFICDYFVICNGISHNQVYAISQSIEKITIDKLQKKPWHVEGLKNREWILVDYVSIVVHIFQKQLRFYYDIENLWNQNS, encoded by the coding sequence TTGCTATTAAAAAAAATCATAGAAGGAATTCAAATAGTTAAAGGAAAAGATATATCTATTATAAATCTAAAAAATCGAGAAAATTTTATTTGTGATTATTTTGTTATTTGTAATGGAATTTCTCATAATCAAGTATATGCTATTTCTCAATCTATAGAAAAAATAACAATAGATAAATTACAGAAAAAACCTTGGCATGTAGAAGGATTAAAAAATAGAGAATGGATTTTGGTTGATTACGTTTCTATTGTTGTTCATATTTTTCAAAAACAATTAAGATTCTATTATGATATAGAAAATCTTTGGAATCAAAATTCATAA
- a CDS encoding phosphatidylserine decarboxylase family protein, with protein sequence MIHREGIPFLGYTLVIILILVIFSFFLLSRLIFVFTSFFFIILYFFFILFFRNPKRNFYEIHEKNYKKEIIISPADGKILNIQRIFENEFLKKNCICLSIFMSPFNVHVNRFPVSGKVIYVKYHPGRYMIAWITKSSSHNEHTTTVIETNKGKKILFRQIAGFLARRIIIYAKKNSMVKKGDEFGFIKFGSRVDVFLPLNSIILVKKGEKVTGGETKISIIPL encoded by the coding sequence ATGATTCATAGAGAAGGAATTCCTTTTTTAGGATATACATTAGTAATAATATTAATATTAGTTATTTTTTCATTTTTTCTATTATCTAGATTAATTTTTGTTTTTACCTCATTTTTTTTTATCATTCTTTATTTTTTTTTCATTTTATTTTTTAGAAATCCAAAAAGAAATTTTTATGAAATTCATGAAAAAAATTATAAAAAAGAAATCATCATATCTCCTGCTGATGGAAAAATTTTGAATATACAAAGAATTTTTGAGAATGAATTTTTGAAAAAAAATTGTATATGTCTTTCCATTTTTATGTCTCCTTTTAATGTACACGTTAATAGATTTCCTGTTTCTGGAAAAGTTATTTATGTAAAATACCATCCCGGAAGATATATGATAGCTTGGATAACTAAATCTTCATCACATAATGAACATACAACAACAGTAATTGAAACCAATAAGGGAAAAAAAATATTATTCCGACAAATAGCTGGTTTTTTAGCCAGACGTATTATCATTTATGCGAAAAAAAATTCTATGGTAAAAAAAGGAGATGAATTTGGTTTTATTAAATTTGGATCTAGAGTTGATGTTTTTTTACCATTAAACTCTATAATTTTGGTGAAAAAGGGAGAAAAAGTTACTGGAGGTGAAACTAAAATTTCTATAATTCCATTATAA
- a CDS encoding phosphatidate cytidylyltransferase, with the protein MENKKNLDFLIRIFTGLIYIILILFSIEKGEKTFRIVMMMLSFFCLFEFLLILKTNTTLIKVSSLFFLFSILMDVFIKKEKGLILYVICFIPYSIIFLAFQLFYSKNSPKEKIVQISHLIFGLVYIIMPFYLASYIYAIIHHGKQLILGVFILIWTNDSLSYLIGKKWGKRKIAISISPKKSIEGVIGGLFFSLILGFFLSKIWKEKYWFILSIIVPIFSTIGDLVESTIKRSCSVKNSGIFFPGHGGFLDRLDSFIFVIPIIATVIASFVYIF; encoded by the coding sequence ATGGAAAACAAAAAAAACTTAGACTTTTTAATCAGGATTTTTACCGGGTTAATTTATATTATTTTAATTCTTTTTTCTATTGAAAAAGGCGAAAAAACTTTTAGAATAGTAATGATGATGTTGTCTTTTTTTTGTTTATTTGAATTTTTATTGATATTAAAGACGAACACAACTTTAATTAAAGTTTCTTCTTTATTTTTTTTATTTTCTATTCTTATGGATGTTTTTATCAAAAAAGAAAAGGGTTTAATATTATATGTAATTTGTTTTATTCCTTATTCCATAATTTTTCTTGCTTTTCAATTATTTTATTCAAAAAATTCTCCCAAAGAAAAAATAGTACAAATAAGTCATCTAATTTTTGGATTGGTATATATTATTATGCCATTTTACTTAGCATCTTATATATATGCTATAATTCATCATGGAAAACAATTAATTTTAGGTGTATTTATTTTAATATGGACAAATGATTCTTTATCCTATTTAATAGGAAAAAAATGGGGAAAAAGAAAAATAGCTATATCTATATCTCCAAAAAAATCAATAGAAGGTGTTATTGGGGGTTTATTTTTTTCTCTAATATTGGGTTTTTTTTTATCCAAAATATGGAAAGAAAAATATTGGTTCATTTTATCTATTATTGTTCCCATTTTTTCTACGATTGGTGATCTTGTAGAGTCTACCATTAAAAGATCTTGTAGCGTAAAAAATTCTGGAATTTTTTTTCCTGGTCATGGTGGATTTTTAGATAGATTAGATAGTTTTATTTTTGTAATTCCTATTATAGCTACTGTAATAGCTAGTTTTGTTTATATTTTTTGA
- the ftsH gene encoding ATP-dependent zinc metalloprotease FtsH has translation MIDKKIKSKNNFFWVYAVIFAIFLGIFFFKSSFSNPRKIDQDTFFDILSKGEVQKIIVKHREIVYVYLKKEFLSFKNPTQNIIKNNERKFITQQPLQYEFEIGDLQFFQKKFEEYKKKYNLNTLIDFKNQQEYTITKFFFDYGIFFILLIVFWIFLFKRIGSTSGGPGGQIFNIGKSKAKLFDENDNVKITFKDVAGLEGAKEEVQEIVEFLKSPQKYTKLGGKIPKGALLIGQPGTGKTLLAKAVAGEAKVPFFSLSGSDFVEMFVGVGASRVRDLFEKAKEKSPCIIFIDEIDAIGRARGKSNIAGSNDERENTLNQLLTEMDGFGTHTNVIVLAATNRSDILDKALLRPGRFDRTILVDPPELNERKEIFCVHLKRLVLSDNVDIDFLSRQTPGFSGADIANVCNESALIAARKNRSKIENQDFLDAIDRIIGGLEKKNKIIKPNEKKRIAYHEAGHATISWLLEHAAPLVKVTIVPRGRSLGSAWYLPEERQLTTPEQMKDEICALLAGRSAEEIIFSSISTGALNDLERVTKQAQSMVAIFGLNEKIGNISYYDSTGQNEFSFSKPYSEKTAQIIDEEISKIIKEQYQRAKNILKNNEKKLSMLANKLLEKEVIFREDLKTIFGERPYPDDIGDMLTVSNTYFY, from the coding sequence ATGATAGATAAAAAAATAAAAAGTAAAAACAACTTTTTTTGGGTATATGCAGTTATTTTTGCCATATTTTTGGGGATATTTTTTTTCAAGTCTTCATTTTCTAATCCCAGAAAAATAGATCAGGATACTTTTTTTGATATTTTGTCTAAAGGCGAAGTACAGAAAATTATAGTAAAACATAGAGAAATAGTATATGTTTATTTAAAAAAAGAATTTTTATCATTTAAGAATCCTACTCAAAACATTATTAAAAATAATGAAAGAAAATTTATAACACAACAACCATTACAATATGAATTTGAAATAGGAGATTTGCAATTTTTTCAAAAAAAATTTGAAGAATATAAAAAAAAATACAATCTAAATACTCTTATTGATTTTAAAAATCAACAAGAATATACTATTACAAAATTTTTTTTTGATTATGGAATATTTTTTATATTATTAATCGTTTTTTGGATTTTTTTATTTAAAAGAATAGGATCTACTAGCGGTGGTCCTGGAGGTCAAATATTTAATATAGGAAAATCCAAAGCTAAATTATTTGATGAAAATGATAATGTAAAAATAACGTTTAAAGACGTAGCTGGTTTAGAAGGAGCCAAAGAAGAAGTTCAAGAAATAGTGGAATTTTTAAAAAGTCCTCAAAAATACACTAAACTTGGAGGAAAAATACCTAAAGGAGCTTTATTGATAGGACAACCAGGTACAGGAAAAACTTTATTAGCAAAGGCAGTAGCTGGAGAAGCAAAGGTTCCATTTTTTTCTTTATCAGGGTCAGATTTTGTGGAAATGTTTGTAGGAGTAGGGGCTTCTAGAGTGAGAGATTTATTTGAAAAAGCTAAGGAAAAATCTCCATGTATCATATTCATTGATGAAATAGATGCTATAGGAAGAGCTCGTGGAAAAAGTAATATAGCTGGATCAAATGATGAAAGAGAAAACACTTTAAATCAACTTTTGACAGAAATGGATGGATTTGGTACTCATACCAATGTAATTGTGTTAGCTGCTACCAATAGATCCGATATTTTAGATAAAGCTTTACTTCGTCCTGGTCGTTTTGATCGTACTATATTAGTAGATCCACCTGAATTAAATGAAAGAAAAGAAATATTTTGTGTACATCTTAAAAGATTAGTATTATCTGATAACGTAGATATCGATTTTTTATCAAGACAAACTCCAGGATTTAGTGGAGCGGATATAGCCAATGTTTGTAATGAATCAGCTCTGATAGCAGCAAGAAAAAATAGATCTAAAATAGAAAATCAAGATTTTCTTGATGCAATAGATCGTATTATTGGGGGGTTAGAAAAAAAGAACAAAATTATAAAACCCAATGAAAAAAAACGAATTGCTTATCATGAGGCGGGACATGCTACAATAAGTTGGTTACTAGAACATGCGGCTCCTTTAGTAAAAGTCACTATAGTTCCAAGAGGAAGATCTTTAGGATCAGCTTGGTATCTTCCAGAAGAAAGACAATTAACGACTCCAGAACAAATGAAAGATGAAATATGTGCATTATTAGCAGGAAGATCGGCAGAAGAAATTATTTTTAGTAGCATATCTACTGGAGCTTTAAATGATTTAGAAAGAGTTACTAAACAAGCTCAGTCTATGGTGGCTATTTTTGGATTGAATGAAAAGATTGGAAATATTTCTTACTATGATTCAACAGGACAAAATGAATTTTCTTTTTCAAAACCTTATAGTGAAAAAACGGCTCAAATTATAGATGAAGAAATATCTAAAATTATAAAAGAACAATATCAAAGAGCTAAAAATATATTGAAAAACAATGAAAAAAAATTATCTATGTTGGCTAATAAATTATTAGAAAAAGAAGTTATCTTTAGAGAAGATTTGAAAACAATTTTTGGAGAAAGACCTTATCCTGATGATATTGGTGATATGTTAACTGTCAGTAATACATATTTTTATTGA
- the rplM gene encoding 50S ribosomal protein L13, producing the protein MNFLSFKTISVKKRFYEKSWIIIDAKNQILGRLSTKIACIIMGKHKPFFSPHINCGDHVIVINSNKIKLTGKKWKDKKYIHYTGYPGGQKIISIQNLLNKDSRSIIYKSVKGMLPKNRLGRLIFKNLHVYPKSEHKHKAQKPISLKLKNL; encoded by the coding sequence ATGAATTTCTTGAGTTTTAAAACGATTTCAGTTAAAAAAAGATTTTACGAAAAATCTTGGATAATAATAGATGCAAAAAATCAAATTTTGGGAAGATTATCCACTAAAATTGCTTGTATTATAATGGGAAAACATAAACCTTTTTTTTCTCCTCATATAAATTGTGGAGATCATGTTATCGTTATTAATTCTAATAAAATTAAACTTACTGGAAAAAAATGGAAGGACAAAAAATATATTCATTATACTGGTTATCCCGGTGGTCAAAAAATAATTTCTATTCAAAATTTATTGAATAAAGATTCAAGATCTATAATATATAAATCAGTAAAAGGAATGTTACCTAAAAATCGTTTAGGACGATTGATTTTTAAAAATTTACATGTATATCCAAAATCAGAACATAAACATAAAGCTCAAAAACCTATTTCATTGAAATTAAAAAATTTATGA